In the Setaria italica strain Yugu1 chromosome VI, Setaria_italica_v2.0, whole genome shotgun sequence genome, one interval contains:
- the LOC101778842 gene encoding aminopeptidase M1-B — protein MADSPAQFRGQARLPRFAAPLRYDLRLRPDLPACTFSGAAAIAVAVSAPTRFLVLNAAELDVDRASIRFQDLVPSEVVQFEEDEILVLGFDRELPIGEGVLTMDFTGTLNDQMRGFYRSKYVYNGESRNMATTQFEAADARRCFPCWDDPAFKAKFKLTLEVPSDLVALSNMPVVKETVSGPTKTVYYEESPLMSTYLVAIVVGLFDYIESSTSEGTKVRVYTQVGKTNQGKFALDVAVKSLDLYKDYFATPYPLPKLDMIAIPDFAAGAMENYGLVTYRDTALLYDELLSSASNKQQVAITVAHELAHQWFGNLVTMEWWTHLWLNEGFASWVSYLAVESLFPEWNNWTQFLDETTSGLRLDALAESHPIEVEVNHASEIDAIFDSISYDKGASVIRMLQSYLGAERFQKALASYIKKYAYSNAKTEDLWAVLEEESGEPVKDLMTTWTKQQGYPVIYAKLNGHDLELEQAQFLSDGSSGPGMWIVPITSCSGSYDAQKKFLLKDKTDKIHIKEFTASQSSDGEKGENIWIKLNIDQTGFFRVKYDDELAAGLVNAIKTKKLSLMDKIGIVEDSYALSVARKQTLTSLLRLLNAYHDESDYTVLSHVTSVCLSISTISVDATPDLNKDIKQLLINLLLPTAIKLGWDPKDGESHLDVMLRSLLLIALVRLGHNETINEGVRRFHIFFEDRKTSLLPPDTRKAAYLAVMRTVSTSKRSGYDALLKIYREAAEPQEKSRVLGSLSSSPDKDIVLEALNFIFTDEVRNQDSYYILGGISLEGREVAWTWLKKNWDHVLKTWKSSSLISDFINSIISPFTSEEKAAEVSEFFAGRIKPSFQRALKQSLERVRISARWIESIRSEPSLGQTVQELLQAGA, from the exons ATGGCGGACTCGCCGGCGCAGTTCCGGGGCCAGGCGCGCCTCCCGCGCTTCGCGGCCCCGCTCCGCTacgacctccgcctccgccccgacCTCCCCGCCTGCACCTTCTCCGGCGCCGCGGCCATCGCCGTCGCGGTGTCCGCGCCCACCCGCTTCCTCGTCCTTAacgccgccgagctcgacgtCGACCGCGCCTCCATCCGATTCCAG GATCTGGTGCCGTCTGAGGTTGTCCAATTCGAGGAGGATGAGATCCTGGTCCTCGGATTCGATCGGGAGCTGCCCATCGGCGAGGGCGTGCTCACCATGGACTTCACCGGGACTCTCAACGATCAGATGAGGGGATTCTACAGGAG TAAATATGTGTACAATGGGGAGTCAAGAAACATGGCAACTACACAGTTTGAAGCTGCTGATGCGCGGCGGTGCTTTCCATGTTGGGATGACCCTGCATTTAAG GCTAAGTTCAAGCTAACTCTAGAAGTTCCATCTGACCTGGTAGCATTATCCAACATGCCAGTGGTTAAGGAGACAGTCAGTGGACCTACAAAGACTGTTTATTATGAGGAATCTCCACTTATGTCAACCTATCTTGTGGCTATAGTTGTTGGCTTATTTGACTACATAGAGAGCTCAACATCAGAGG GGACCAAAGTTCGCGTGTATACTCAAGTTGGCAAGACTAATCAAGGAAAGTTTGCGCTGGATGTTGCCGTGAAGTCACTGGATCTATATAAAGA TTATTTTGCCACTCCTTATCCGCTGCCTAAGTTGGATATGATTGCTATTCCGGATTTTGCTGCTGGGGCCATGGAGAACTATGGGTTAGTCACTTACCGTGATACAGCTTTGCTGTATGATGAGCTACTGTCATCAGCATCCAACAAACAACAG GTAGCAATAACTGTTGCACATGAGTTGGCTCACCAATGGTTTGGCAATCTTGTGACCATGGAATGGTGGACTCACTTGTGGCTAAATGAGGGTTTTGCTTCCTGG GTAAGCTATTTAGCAGTGGAATCTTTGTTTCCTGAGTGGAATAACTGGACACAATTCCTTGATGAGACGACCTCTGGCCTCAGACTGGATGCACTTGCAGAGTCTCATCCTATCGAG GTTGAAGTAAACCATGCCAGTGAAATTGATGCAATTTTTGATTCCATAAGCTATGACAAGGGAGCTTCTGTTATTCGTATGCTACAGAGTTACCTTGGCGCAGAGCGTTTTCAG AAAGCTTTGGCTTCATATATAAAGAAGTATGCCTACTCAAATGCTAAGACTGAAGACCTATGGGCTGTTCTTGAGGAGGAATCCGGGGAGCCTGTAAAGGATTTGATGACTACATGGACTAAGCAACAAGGATATCCTGTCATTTATGCAAAACTTAATGGGCATGATTTGGAACTTGAACAG GCACAGTTTCTGTCTGACGGATCCTCTGGTCCTGGCATGTGGATTGTTCCTATAACATCTTGCAGTGGCTCGTATGATGCACAGAAAAAGTTTTTATTGAAAGACAAAACTGATAAGATTCATATTAAAGAATTCACTGCCTCTCAAAGTTCTGATGGAGAGAAGGGTGAAAACATTTGGATCAAATTGAACATCGATCAAACTGGATTCTTTAGAGTGAAGTACGATGATGAACTTGCAGCTGGACTTGTAAATGCAATCAAAACCAAGAAGCTCTCACTAATGGATAAGATTG GTATTGTGGAAGATTCATATGCCCTTTCTGTTGCTCGCAAACAAACACTGACATCATTGCTGCGACTGCTGAATGCTTATCATGATGAGTCTGATTACACTGTGCTTTCACATGTAACCTCT GTGTGCTTAAGCATTTCTACAATATCTGTTGATGCCACTCCTGACCTGAACAAAGATATCAAGCAGCTTTTGATCAACCTTCTTCTTCCAACTGCCAT AAAATTAGGCTGGGATCCGAAGGATGGCGAGAGCCATCTTGATGTAATGCTTAGATCACTGCTCTTGATTGCCCTGGTCAGACTTGGACATAATGAAACTATAAATGAAGGAGTTCGGCGTTTCCATATCTTCTTTGAGGACCGCAAAACTTCCCTTCTTCCACCAGATACTAGAAAG GCTGCATACCTTGCTGTGATGCGGACTGTTAGTACCTCAAAGAGATCTGGTTATGATGCTCTCCTCAAAATCTACAGAGAAGCAGCTGAACCCCAGGAGAAATCCCGTGTCTTAG GCTCCTTGTCCTCATCACCAGATAAGGATATTGTTTTGGAAGCATTGAACTTTATATTCACTGATGAG GTACGGAATCAAGATTCGTATTATATCCTTGGTGGCATTAGCTTGGAAGGACGTGAAGTTGCATGGACCTGGCTGAAG AAAAACTGGGATCATGTGTTGAAGACATGGAAATCAAGCTCGCTCATATCGGACTTCATCAACTCCATTATTTCACCG TTCACCTCTGAGGAGAAAGCTGCTGAGGTTTCCGAGTTCTTTGCTGGCCGCATCAAGCCGTCCTTCCAGAGAGCTTTGAAGCAAAGCCTCGAGAGGGTGCGGATCAGCGCAAGGTGGATCGAGAGCATCAGGAGCGAGCCCAGCCTTGGTCAGACAGTGCAGGAGCTGCTGCAGGCCGGAGCATAA